Part of the Lolium rigidum isolate FL_2022 chromosome 6, APGP_CSIRO_Lrig_0.1, whole genome shotgun sequence genome, CATGATGACCAGTTCAAAAATAAATCATAATGATCATAACACTGCTACTACCAGCATGCATCTCTGGAGCACCACAAATCCGAAGTTTCGGAATAGCTCTAAAATCTCCCCCTGCCCCGCCCTCGCCCTCGGCCCCTTCCCCGCCCGCGCCCTCGGAAATCTCTTCTCCCGCCACCACCCATTTCTTCGGGGCCATTGAAGCTGAACATGTTCATCCGTAAGCGCTCCGCCTCTGAACTAACCGGAATTCTCTGAAAAGTGTCACATTGCCATGCCAAAATAATGTTGTCAGACTGGTGTTACTGAATGCTTTTAAGAGAAAAAGTAATATGAGGTGGGAGTGAAAACTAACATGGGAATCTTCCATATCTAGCTGTTCCTGGAGCTGTCTTGCCAGCTCCTCATCTCGACTAGTATCTTGTATATGGTGTTCTGCTGTGGACACTGAACCAActgcttttctcctctcccattccTCGAGGGTAAAGACTGGAGCATCATCctgcttgttcttgcccttgaatCTATGACCCCTACCATGCCTATCTTCGGGCATTGCCATTTTCTGCAGCAGCTTCTGTGCGGCAGCTTGGTTTTGAACAGGGACAGCTTCACTTACTGCGTAGCGGAGATTAAGAAGTTTGTAAGTTCTAGCTGTGCCCAAAAAATTATGTCTACAAATTTGGATGAAATAAACTGAGGGTTTGGGAGGCCAACCTTCTTTTGGTCTGATATCTGAATTGGCTTGTTTGGGTTCAACTTTGCTTGCTGTATTCTCCTTGTTCACATCAGCTGAAGCTTCATTCATGGGTTTGCCAATAGGATTAATCGATGCACGGTCATTAGCGACTCCCAAATCCCTAGGTTTACGATCTTCGATGACATAAGAAATAGGTCAGAATGGTTCACAAATAACAGGTACATCACCAAAAGTTTTGCAAAACATGCAATTGCCTCACAGGTTACTTAATATGCAGATCCAGAAAACGCAAAAAGTGACAACTATGTACATGGACAAAAAAGTTCACTGCTAACATAGAGGAATCCTTTTAGAGGAAATAGTTCAGGATTTCACAAGCCAAGTCCAATAAAAAATATTACgcctatctttactattaaattgaaaCAGCCTATGCCACGCCTAAGTGAACTTACCGGTTGACTTTTCTCTTTCCCCCTTCCCTGGCACACGTGTTTTCCCTCATCTCCCGTTTCCCGTCACTCGACACAGTCCTACATTGACCATGCCACGTCTATTTTGGCGCTCAGAAGCATACAGTCGAGGAGTCTAAGTGGAGGGAGAAGGAGGGGTTCTGCACTTCTGCTCATCTTCCTCGCCGAGATGCAAACAGTGGAGCGCATCGCGCAGAGCTCAACATCCTCTTGGACAAGATCGCCGATGATAACAACGCCCCTGCGGAGGAAGATGTGGTTGGAGGAATCCATCATCGAGGAGAGTTCCGAGGCGCTGGCCGGCATGTGCCGGACGCTGGAGGGCGGTCTCATGCTGCTCCGTGTTCCACCGGCTGCGGTTCACCTAGGCGCTCGGGAAGTGGCCCATCGGGGACCTCGCCTTTGGGATCAAATACCTCATGCGCCGTCAGGTGAGAGCCCTATCTAACCAGCCACCAACACATCGGTGATCTAATCGATCTGATACGGTTGCTGTCCACAAGCTTTGAGTTCTGAATCTGAAATAACAGTTTCTTTCGCTGTAGTTGCGTCTCTGACCTCTCATGCTGTGTTGCTGGTACGAGGAGATACTGATATACAGTAGCTTCTAGCGATTGATCGGTATTAGTTTCGCCCCTTCGGCTAAAAAAAGATATATAATGGGATGTTACTTTTCGATTCTGTATGTTCTTTTAGTACAAGGTTGCAATTTGTTATTCCTATTTTTTCGTTTTTGCAATTTGTTACATACTATTATGCTTGTCTCTTTCCAAAAATAAGGATTTTCTTAATGAACGTGTTAGAGCCCCTTATCGTTCAAATGCATAATATCTTACACAAAATCCTCGTTTTGGAAAACTAATTACTTGGTTTCTTCCATGAGCGCTGGAGTAGACAAGCAAGGAGAAAGGGATAAATGTGCGCAATATGGTTGTGGGAGAAGGGCGAGGCAAGAGGAAGACCCATTAGTTGTGATGAAGTCAAGCAATCCTTTAATCTACTACACAACAATTTGTAGCTCTATTATCACTTGTCAATGATCAATGATGTTTTGATTAATGTCTATTTCTAAAGTTGGTGTTTCGTGGCAACGGACGGGCACTCACCTAGTATTTACTTAAGATGCTATCCTTTCCTGAAAGTAGGCAGCTTTCTAGTAAACATACAAATACAAGTGTAAACAGAAATATAAGAGGCAAGAGGAAGACCCATTAGTTGTGATGAAGTCAAGCAATCCTTTAATCTACTACACGACAATTTGTAGCTCTATTATCACTTGTCAATGAACAATGATGTTTTGATCAATGTCTATTTCTAAAGTCTGTTTCGTGGCAGCACATGGGCACTCAACTAGTATTTACTTAAGATGCTATCCTTTCCTGAAAGTAGACAACTGCACAAAATGGCAGCTTTCTAGTAAACAAACAAATACAAGTGTAAACAGAGAGAAGAAATATGAATTGTTACCGGGATATGCTTGCAACTGGAATGTCCTGTTTGGACGTGCTTCGGTATCTAACTTCTCGAACGGTGGAGGCCCAACTCCATCGTCATTTTGGGACAACCTCAACGACGGGCGTGATATGCCTGAGTACTTTTGGTTCATTTTCCATTCTTCATACAAAGATTGAACAGTTCCCCCAATGACACTCACATTTTTTGCACTCAAGCACAATATGCCATGATTTACTGGAATCTTGTTCTCAAGACGAATCTAGAGTgggaaagaaaaggagaaaatgcAGACTAATGTCAGTATTTAACAGATATCCAAAGCATCCAAGTGGCAGATATTGCATTTTATTTTAAGTGTAGCAGATTTGAGAAATAAATAATGTCCAGCAAAGTGGCAAATATCATATTCGACCATTCCCTAACCAAAAGTCAAAACTTAAGATGTAACACTAAAAATACTAATGAAGCAAACTCGAACAGGATGTGGGACAGAGAACTAATGGGAATCAGAATACTACATCCCAAGCCCAACCTCATGCTGCACCACatcactacaaagtgttttacttCACACTGCTCACATAGAGTAGTATCTTGTTTTTCCCAATGATTGCTTATGATTCATGCTAGATGAGTGGAATAACTACATGCAATGAGTCACTAAGCATCTTGCTTCTCCCCAGTGTTTGATGAAGTATTTGCCAGGCTTGTCTCCAGCCTTTAATCCAAATTGCATTGATACACAACATTGAACTAGCTGTCTGGGACAATCCAAATACAAGATTAAACTAACTGTGCACATTGCCTCTAGTATAAAACAAAGCCAAAAGAAATTGCGGATAAACAACTAGACCGTCCAGACAGAATACGGTGAACTGACCTTGGTACCTGGAGCTATCTCTTCAGTGATGAACGGGATAGGGAAAAACTCAATGGCCACTGCTTCAGAAACACCATCAGTGAGAGCAAACCGGAGAAGGCGCCGTTGCTGCGGGTTCTTAAAGGAAGCATCAACGTTGCTGCTATATATATCTCTTACAGAAACTACCTGCATAAATTCGACGGAACAGGTTAAAACGGGAAGAGGATCAAACGAGAAAATACGTCTACACATCCCAGAGGGAAGAACAGCAGATGCTCAATTCAGACAGTAGGAGAATGCAGACTCATCCTAGATGCAAAGGTAATGGGATCACTGTTCGACAAGATACACTGCATTGTTCCACACCAAGTTTGCCCCCTGGCGACCATAGAGCAGCCAATGACATTCCAGCCACATGTAATTGAGAGGAAAACTAAGAACGGCTTCTAAATGAGACATTCCCCCACTTGAAAACTAAGAACAGGCGTTGGGATTTGGTGATTTCAGTGGTAACCTGCAGGACGATGGGGCCGTGGAGATAAGAGAGCCGCTTCCCCGAGGTGGCGGCCGCGCGGTCGGGAAGGGTCTTTCCACCGAAGAGCCTCAGGTCCGTGTCGAGGAGCTCAGCCTCCACGGCCTCCGGCGACGGGGAGGGGGAGGCGTGGAGGAGGGCCTGGATGGACTCGTCCGCTGTGTCACGGAAGTGCCAGCCGCGCGCGGAGAGGGAGCGCAGGAGCATCTCCTCTTCGGGGGAGGCCGATGAGCTGGGCGCTTCCGCCGCCATCGTCGCCGGCGGAGTGAACTTCTCTGCGGCGAGGTCAGGGCGAGCGGGTTTGCGTCACGGCTAGGCACTTGGAAGCTTAGGACACGAGGAGGCGCTCTAATAATGTTACCGCGGGCGAAGAGCGAAAGCGGGTTAAGGAAATCTGTAAAGCCTGTGACTAGTTCTCCCGACTCAAAATTAACTTAGAAGTGGTTTGGAAGCCAGGTTTtcatttcatttcatttacattgtaattccagaaatagacacttgtttggttgccacaggaattgtaaatgacagtagaattcaatattgaatttgtttggttgccacaggaattgtgaaTGATGCGGTTTCAAATCTGAATTGTGAttacacatggcatcattttgctggatttcctaaatgaaatgatggtccaattctgtggcaaccaaacagccacctatgaaattttaaaatgaattccagAATTCCAGGCTCAAATGATGGATGCCAAACgacctcttagtatttagcttaaATCACGATAGCAGTTTGGAGCATTTTATTAGTTGCATCCATATTTacaattgaaacaaaaaaatctTAGTTACAATCCCACTGTAACTAAAAAGAAAAGCTTAGTTACCGTCCATCTTATAACTCAGGCAGGGATTCAGCGTGTGATGTGTTTGATTTGAGTCATAACTTTTGTCATGTTTTATCTCTGCGAAAgtctacctataatttttgtggtGGTGAAAATAATATAAAGTGAACTAGTTCACTTATGGCTTAACCAGTGGCGAAAATATACATAACAAATGATAGATTGCATCGGTAAATAGACTCGACAAACTATAGTCTGTTTGAAAAAATATTGAATTGGTAAatatatgtgaaatgtgattttatTATCGACAAACATATATGATGCACTATTCGTTTTTTTTACTCTTGATGAATTTTAGCGGATCCAATATACATATCATCAATAAATAACATCAAATAATCTACATGGGACAATCAAAGCAGATTTGCTGCCAACCATGTTATTTTGTTTAGTTAAACCTTAAACATTACCATGGTTGTCTCTATGTGGCGCCTCCTGGTGTGTTGAGATCAACCAAGCTTTAGGAATATTCGTGAACATATGTAAGTAAACTAAAAAAATTCTATACTGAAGTCTTCACTGATCAGAAAATGGTGGTGTTCTTGCGCCTCTTCCCGTACGAAGGCCTTGTTAACATGGCCAGTATCGGTTGAGGGGAAGGGGGACTGGTGATTGGTGGCTTGCATTGCAACGGCGTCGAAGTTGTGGCATGTGCACGCCGTTAAGGCAATAACAATGGAGGTACAAATGCGTCAATCATCTTCGATGAGAACCTTGCATATTTTGACATTGTTCTCCATCAAAATCGTTGACTGAGGTAGCAAATTGGTTTGCATGGTAGGTGTGGCTTTTGAGAGCTTGTTGTTGTGAAGACTAAATTGAGTTGGTCGTCTCCAATTAATGAAATTGAagaggaaaagaaaaatgaagagaCCGTCGCGGAAGCAACTGTTGTCTTCTTCTAGACATCATGTATTTAGTTCAACCGATGCTATCATGTATTACAataacaacaacttggagagggTTTTGTACTAGGATTCTAATAACTTCCCTATTGTAGATTTGCAGTGGCTTTCGCCATTGTGTCGTGCTAACTAAGTGGATAATTTTCTTATACTTAATTAATAGACTGAGGTCATAGTTTCACTCTTATAAGGAAACGAGGCTTGATCCCAAAAAATCACCATCCTTTGATATTGCATCGCATCTTATACATGTTCTCACTGTTCGTGCCAATAATTGAAATCCCTCATAGACAACGCAGTTCATACACGACaagattttctctggcctctgcaGACCTTTGGAACTTTGGATTCAGCTGCGCAGTATTTCAACAAAAACAATctaaaatactttatattttgagctacaaaaaaatgataaaagtgtaggagtagtcattttcaaatctccaaaacatatTAGATTTTGTCGTTTTTGTCcagcacaaaataaaaagaatttcagTTGAGATTTTCCATGAGTGCGGGATGTATCACTGACAATCTTCGaaattattttcatattttttgataAATTGTGAAACATTTTTAATTTATTTGAAAATGAGGAGATTACTAGAGCTCGGGAGCTAGAAGCACTTTCCGTGGTTCCAACCTCTAATTCCATGGAGAAAAAAAGGGTTCACATTGATTCTTGGAGTAGAAAACATTGCTTGAACCTCAAATTCCAAGCCATTTCGCCACACTTCTCCAACCTCTAGTTTCGTGCCGCATCATGTGCCCGTCGTCGTGCTGTCACCGCTGCCTCCGAGACAGCTCGATTCATGCACACTACCGCAGCGACAGGGACCCGATCCAAGGTCGACTACAAAAGGCAGACGAGCGAGCAAGGCAGGCAGCCGCAGCCGAGAGGGGAGACCGCCGACCTGGACgaacggcggcgtcgtcgtcacctGACCTGGCACCTGGCTCCCGGTGTGGCCCGCGCGCGGTAAGAGCCCCCGCGAACCAGAACACTCCACCCTCGTTCTACTCGTGTGTCGTCGCGTGGGCTAGTGGATGCGAGCGCGTGCGTGGGGATCTGATCCCAGATCGGAGTGGTTTCCGCCTCCGTTCCCGAGCTATTTTTATGTTCGCACCTGGATTAATTAGTCTACTCCTGCGTTTTCCATTGGAAACTGGAAGCCCTCACCAGAGATCTAGCGCCAGTACACTTCTCTTCTTGGGTTCTACTTCTTTTTGACCTCTTCGTTCATCACACGTTCACACCCCGAGGAAAGGTTCTTCGAACGGAGAACCTCATCTCGTCGTGCTGTCGGTCGACCATTCGTTCCGTCCCGATCAGAAACGCCTCCGACCACCAAACTGGGCCCttatcttttttcgataaaggatattTTATTAATTTgagagcaattacatccagcctctgcatacatAACcatgatgcacacaaccgttttaAGTGTCTCAAGTCCAAAGAAGGATAAAAAacaaggcgaaatacatatcgaagcgatgaaacatataacgcctaaggagtgagtggggcttcaatccgtagactatactGCCACCCATGTGGgaaaaaaatatccctcgccgtagcctccaaccgtgtacagacctccataaatagatctcggttctccactcgccgaagaggtaaccacaaacggagaatacatgtacatctgtagatgacctgcaacaaagagcaatttttatcgttaaaaatcttaccatttctacttagccaaagcgcccagataactgctagcgtccccaccctaagaagcaacttgaaccttgaatcgataccgtgaaaccaattgccaaagacattagccgcactagtcggaggatacaggccagacgctacttggatgactgaaaaAGTTTACTCGTCTATTAATGCACGCGGTACCCTGGGATCTTGAAGCAGCGGGTGCCCGGTGGCCGACCTCTTATTAGTTTGATATTAGATTATATAAAAAGTTGTGACTCATTCTCACTTAACTGACAATGGAGCTAATTTTATGATATCATCGAATGTTAGTTGCAACTGGTAGGCttggatgaggaggcagcctcctctcCAAGAATAGGCATGGTtttggagaaagaaagagatactACATAGCATGCATGCGTTGCTCTATATGTGTGATCCTTTTTTTGTGTGAAGTTGCAGTTTTTATCGGAGAGATAAAATTAATCATACTACTTCTGATAACTTTTTTACATGGGACAGCTACGCCACCGCTGCTGGTGCCATATGTAGCACAAATTAGGAAGCAATTCAATGGTCGGGATAGTTGCAACAACTCAGAATTAGCACAAATCACAAGACAATCTGACACGATACTTTTTCTAAACTTTTAACCCATTTTTGGATAGaaaaatttcagttgcaactcatACTAGTACGTATCACGATGCAATTTTATGGTTTAGAAGTCAACTAAGAACTAAGAtagcaaaacagtaaataaaaaccGGTGCTAAAAATACAATTGTGTCCACAAGTTCCTGTCTTTTTAAGGCtctttagaaaaaaaaaaaagctctatAATTTGCTCTATAATTTTAGTCCTTGTAGTGAGAGAGCTCAATGTTTATCCTCTCGCTCCAGATTAGCGGCCCCACCACGTCCTCGTCCTGTAACGTAAGCCAAAAAAGCCCAGAGAAAGAGACAGAGAAAAAGAACCGGAAAATAGTATACTCCCCGTCGAATCTTCCACTAGTTTTTCCCGTGTCTTGGGCTCTCTCTTGGCTCTGGGGTCGTGTGAGTGACAAGGGTTGGTGAGCTCGGGATCAGTTGGCGACTTCCCTTCTGAGGTTGTTGTCCGGGAATTATTTAGGCTTCACCCCTCCCGCTGTTCTCTGGTCTTCTTGGATCTCCGCCTCAAATTTGTCTCCCTCTTCTCCAGTTCTAGGTtcttggaggaggagaggaggaagacatgggcaGCATCGCGAAGCTGGCCAGGAGGGCCCTGGAGACGGAGGCGCCGGTCATGGTCAAGGTGATACAGCCCCTGCTACCGTTCCCACTTCCCACCTCGTCGGACTCTTTCTCTTCTCCCTAATTTCCCGGTCTAATCTGGTGCCCTTCTTTCCCCGTCTTCCAGATACAAGAACTGCTTCGAGGGGCCACGGATGTGATGTCGCTTGCGCAGGTAAAACTGACTGCCTGCGATTCTTGGTTTGACCTGTTCATTGAGTTTGTATGTTAGTGGCAGTAATATTTCTCTGCATTTCAAAGATAAGTGAATTCGTCGTCATTTCTGTTGAGAATTGCCCCATTTGGCATCTTTAACTCGTCCAACCTGCAATTTAGTTCAGGACTGCGGTACATGTGAATTAACTTACTATATTAACAACCATAGATTGGCTGTCTATCGAGCAGGGAGTAGATGCTAAATACTTTTCAGGAGTTCCCCAGGTTGGATGTCCTAAAACGATGCTTATGCTAAATCTTGAATGCAGGGAGTTGTTTATTGGCAACCTCCTGAGGCAGCTCTGAGCAAGGTCGAAAAAATCGTACGGGAACCATCTTGCAGTAAATATGGCGCTGATGATGGCCTCCCCGAACTTCGAGAAGCCCTTCTCGAGAAGGTACATCTTTTCATCTCGGGTTGAATATCTTACATTAGATCATGATGCCATGCTAGCAAGCCTTACCACAATGCCATCACCACCCATGTGCATGTGACCATTTTTTACTAGAGATGTTTAATCGTAGTGCTGGGAGTAATATAATGAATTGCATGTAACCGATGCTATGTCTAGCCTTTATCAAGCAGCAGGTTTCGAAATGTACGTTTGTCTTCTCATTACAGCGGATTGGAGGGTGAGCTACATCCTCTCACTAAGTATTGTGTATAGGATGACTATTTGTGTGAATCAAAAGAGATCAATTGATTATAGATGATCCAGATGAAAGTATGATACGTTAAATCATGGAGTTGAGGTCTATACAGTATCAAATGGACTTCGAATGCAATGCTACCATTTTATCTTTTTCAAACGAAAGCATGGCACTCTTCATCCCGAGTTCCTCTATGATACCCACTAGCCAAATTGTTCCCTTTGTGGAGATATCTTCAGAGTTCATTTCATTGTTGTTGATTATTGGGATAAGTTTTGTATATGAAAATTTAGAAGCATTTCTATAATTTAACTTGAATCACATTAACACAATCCTTGACTTCTCTTTATTTTTTTCTTGGAATTATGAATGACTAGCATATCCTTTGCTGATATTTAAAAGTTGTTTGCAGCTTC contains:
- the LOC124664017 gene encoding tudor domain-containing protein 3 yields the protein MDEKFTPPATMAAEAPSSSASPEEEMLLRSLSARGWHFRDTADESIQALLHASPSPSPEAVEAELLDTDLRLFGGKTLPDRAAATSGKRLSYLHGPIVLQVVSVRDIYSSNVDASFKNPQQRRLLRFALTDGVSEAVAIEFFPIPFITEEIAPGTKIRLENKIPVNHGILCLSAKNVSVIGGTVQSLYEEWKMNQKYSGISRPSLRLSQNDDGVGPPPFEKLDTEARPNRTFQLQAYPDRKPRDLGVANDRASINPIGKPMNEASADVNKENTASKVEPKQANSDIRPKEVSEAVPVQNQAAAQKLLQKMAMPEDRHGRGHRFKGKNKQDDAPVFTLEEWERRKAVGSVSTAEHHIQDTSRDEELARQLQEQLDMEDSHRIPVSSEAERLRMNMFSFNGPEEMGGGGRRDFRGRGRGRGRGRGRGRGRF